In the Ursus arctos isolate Adak ecotype North America unplaced genomic scaffold, UrsArc2.0 scaffold_5, whole genome shotgun sequence genome, one interval contains:
- the LOC123001509 gene encoding olfactory receptor 1D2-like, whose translation MSRGKENGTGVREFLLLGITSDPEQRQVLFWLFLCTYLVTVAGNTLIILVIGSNPRLHTPMYFFLTNLSFVDICFTTNLIPKLLVSHVAGMWTISYPHCLTQMYFLISFANLDTLLLAAMALDRYVAICKPLQYHTIITPQLCRGLTALMWTSAGLISLLHTLLMNRLTFCSSARGISHFYCDAYLLMKIACSDTRINQRVLLGAVVLFVAPCALIVVSYVRIAAAVLRIPSAPGRRKAFSTCGSHLSVVTLFYGTVLGVYIRPPNSFSAQDTVATIMYTVVTPMLNPFIYSLRNQDMKKAVRRLFGRGSKSS comes from the coding sequence ATGTCCAGGGGGAAGGAGAACGGGACCGGAGTCAGAGAGTTCCTCCTGCTTGGCATCACCAGTGACCCCGAGCAGCGGCAAGTCCTCTTTTGGCTCTTCCTGTGTACATACCTGGTCACCGTGGCCGGGAACACACTCATCATCCTGGTCATCGGCTCCAATCCCCGCCtgcacacccccatgtacttcttccttaccaatctctCCTTTGTGGACATCTGCTTCACCACCAACCTGATCCCCAAGCTGTTGGTCAGCCACGTAGCAGGAATGTGGACTATCTCTTACCCCCACTGCTTGACCCAGATGTACTTCCTCATCTCCTTTGCCAACCTGGACACCTTGCTGCTGGCGGCCATGGCACTGGACCGTtacgtggccatctgcaagccccTGCAGTACCACACCATCATCACCCCCCAGCTCTGTAGGGGACTGACGGCACTCATGTGGACGAGCGCGGGCCTCATCTCCCTACTCCACACACTCCTCATGAACAGACTGACCTTCTGCTCCTCCGCCAGGGGGATCTCACACTTCTACTGCGACGCCTACCTGCTGATGAAGATTGCCTGCTCAGACACGCGCATCAATCAGCGCGTGCTCCTGGGTGCCGTGGTCCTGTTTGTGGCCCCCTGTGCGCTCATTGTGGTCTCCTACGTCCGCATAGCTGCAGCCGTCCTCCGGATCCCCTCCGCCCCAGGAAGGCGCAAGGCATTTTCCACATGCGGTTCCCATCTGTCTGTGGTCACCCTGTTCTATGGAACTGTCCTGGGGGTATACATACGACCCCCCAACTCCTTCTCGGCCCAGGACACAGTAGCAACCATCATGTACACAGTGGTGACCCCCATGCtaaaccccttcatctacagcctgaggaaccaGGACATGAAGAAGGCTGTAAGAAGACTCTTCGGCAGGGGCTCCAAATCCTCTTAG